From a region of the Rhinopithecus roxellana isolate Shanxi Qingling chromosome 8, ASM756505v1, whole genome shotgun sequence genome:
- the LOC104679499 gene encoding putative methyl-CpG-binding domain protein 3-like 5, with protein MGGDRAFPVDYPLIALSLPFSIKRRTRCRSHCIFQQAKGWLHLKNGVSKRNSTATGEPVFTFFPRPPVLGKLKRNVMPWALQKKREIHMAKAHRRQAARSALPVRLTSCIFPKPVTRIRSHPDNQVRRRKGEEHLEKPQQLCAYRRMQALQTCSSQGEGSSPLQLENVLSILAPGMAGESLDRTGSERVHRLPEPTAGQFPAVAGGPTPGVGCQLPPPLSGQLVTRADIRRQARRVKKARERLARALQADRLARQAEMLTGR; from the exons ATGGGCGGAGACAGGGCGTTCCCTGTGGATTATCCACTGATTGCATTATCACTCCCTTTCTCTATAAAAAGGAGAACCAGATGCAGAAGTCACTGCATTTTCCAGCAAGCCAAGGGCTGGCTGCATCTCAAGAATGGGGTCAGCAAGAGAAACTCTACAGCTACGGGAGAGCCTGTGTTCACCTTTTTTCCAAGACCACCTGTTCTG ggGAAGCTCAAACGAAACGTGATGCCCTGGGCTTTACAGAAGAAACGAGAAATCCACATGGCCAAGGCCCATCGGAGACAAGCTGCGAGGTCTGCTCTCCCCGTGAGACTCACCAGCTGCATCTTCCCGAAGCCGGTGACAAGGATCAGGTCTCATCCTGACAACCAGGTCAGACGCAGAAAAGGGGAGGAGCACCTGGAGAAGCCACAGCAACTCTGCGCCTACCGGAGAATGCAGGCCCTGCAGACCTGCAGCAGCCAAGGCGAAGGTTCAAGTCCACTGCAGTTGGAGAATGTCTTAAGTATCCTCGCACCGGGGATGGCCGGTGAATCTCTGGACAGGACTGGATCTGAGCGTGTGCACAGGCTGCCCGAGCCCACCGCTGGGCAGTTTCCAGCTGTGGCAGGGGGGCCAACCCCAGGAGTGGGTTGTCAGCTCCCACCGCCCCTCTCTGGCCAATTGGTGACTCGTGCAGATATCCGGAGACAGGCCAGGAGGGTGAAGAAAGCCAGGGAGAGACTGGCCAGGGCCTTGCAGGCAGACAGGCTGGCCAGGCAGGCAGAAATGCTGACAGGTAGGTGA